Proteins encoded within one genomic window of Aquarana catesbeiana isolate 2022-GZ linkage group LG03, ASM4218655v1, whole genome shotgun sequence:
- the LOC141134925 gene encoding E3 ubiquitin-protein ligase TRIM39-like, with product MASADLRAELECSICLNIYTDPVMLRCGHNFCQDCIDRVLDTQEGSGGYSCPECREKFPDRSALQRNITLRNIVENFLSAQPVREESGVFCTYCVDSPVPAVRSCLHCEVSLCDKHLRVHKKSPEHVLCDPTLSMESRKCSVHKKILEYYCTEDDTYICVYCVIGEHKGHEMKSLDEASEKKKETLRNVLQKLLIKREEMEERVQSLQEHRRKVEEEAAGDTERVTALFRDLRRRLEDLEKRTLREISGRAERISISIRDLEIKKEELSRKMRHIEELCNMTDPLTVLQESDTGDLCDTEDGDNEDRERHEELLHDGGGLDVAGVLHTGLSDIITEVNVYSYIQGAADILLDVNTAHNNLQISDDRKTASKSDRNQNRPETPERFQLYLQVLSSRSFSSGRHYWEVDVGGSESWRVGMCYPSIERRGGKSVIGSNRKSWGLDREGDQYEVKHDSIKTPLPTNISSNRIRIYLDYEVGRISFYDLCDLIRHLHTFTTTFTETLHAVLWVYRGCIKICAGKREM from the coding sequence atggcgtctgctgatctgagagctgagttggaatgttccatctgtctgaacatttatacagatcctgtaatgctgagatGTGGTCACAACTTCTGCCAGGattgtattgatcgtgtgctggatacacaggaggggtctggaggatattcctgtcctgaatgtagagagaagtttccggatcgttctgcactgcagaggaacataacactacgtaacatagtggagaatttcctgtctgctcagccagttcgggaggagtccggggtcttctgtacttactgtgtggactctcctgtacctgctgttagatcctgtctgcactgtgaggtttctctgtgtgataaacacctgagagtccacaaaaagtccccagaacacgtcttatgtgaccccaccttgtccatggagagcaggaaatgctccgtccataagaagatcctggagtattactgcactgaggatgacaCCTATATCTGTGTGTATTGTGTGATTGGAGAACATAAAGGACATGAGATGAAGTCACTGGATGAGGcatctgagaagaagaaggagacactgaggaatgttctacAGAAACTTCTGataaagagagaggagatggaggaaagagtccagagtctgcaggaacacaggaggaaagtagaagaagaagcagctggtgacaccgagagagtcactgccctgtttagagatctcaggagacgtctggaagacctggagaagagaaccctgagggaaatctccgggagggcagagcggatctccatctccatccgggatctggaaataaagaaggaggagctgtccaggaagatgcgtcacattgaggagctgtgtaacatgacggatccactgactgtcttacaggaatcagacacaggtgacttgtgtgatactgaggatggagataatgaggaccgagagagacatgaggaactcctccatgatggagggggtctggatgtggcgggggtcttacacacaggtttatctgatataataacagaggtaaatgtatactcctatatacagggagctgcagacatattactggatgtaaacacagctcataataatctacagatatcagatgacaggaaaactgcatCCAAGTCAGATAGAAACcagaatcgtccagaaacaccagagagatttcagttaTATCttcaggtgttgagcagtcggagtttctcctcagggagacattactgggaagtggatgtcggggggtcagagagctggagagtcgggatgtgttaccccagtatagagaggagaggaggaaagtcaGTGATTGGAAGTAATAGGAAGTCCTGGGGTTTGGACAGGGAAGGTGATCAGTATGAGGTGAAACATGACAGTATAAAGACCCCCTTACCCACCAATATCTCCAGTAACAGaatcaggatatatctggattatgaggtcggacggatctccttttatgatctgtgtgacctgatccgacatctccacaccttcaccaccaccttcactgagacCCTCCATGCTGTGTTATGGGTATATAGAGGTTGTATAAAGATCTGTGCGGGGAAACGGGAGATGTGA